The Allorhodopirellula heiligendammensis genome includes a window with the following:
- a CDS encoding NAD-dependent malic enzyme — MVQHSPTYAITIRLRYADAPGAMGRITTAIGEADGAIGAVDIVGIAGHKISRDFTVNAKGVEHGKQIVEELRKLDDVEVVNISDRVFLMHLGGKIEVISKTPIKTRDDLSMAYTPGVARVCKSIEADPEASFALTIRQNTVAVVSDGSAVLGLGNIGPRAAMPVMEGKAMLFKEFAGVDAFPICLDTQDTDKIVEIVRCLAPTFGGINLEDISAPRCIEIEERLDAELEIPVFHDDQHGTAIVVLAGLTNALRRVEKNMSDIRVVINGAGAAGTAICKLLMTSGVQNIITCDRNGALHRGEPEADPTKQWLAENTNPEAISGPLSKAIQGADVFIGVSGANTLTVADIQSMSSDPIVFALANPDPEIDPNLAEPYARIIATGRSDFPNQINNVLCFPGLFRGVLDVRATTINTEMKIAAAEAIAAVIPPSDLLDDYIIPSVFDRRVAKVVASAVAAAAIETGVARRKTKAAFTLS; from the coding sequence ATGGTCCAACACAGCCCCACCTACGCCATCACCATTCGCTTACGCTACGCCGATGCGCCGGGCGCCATGGGGCGCATCACGACTGCGATCGGAGAGGCCGATGGGGCGATTGGAGCCGTCGACATTGTCGGCATCGCCGGTCATAAAATCTCACGCGACTTCACTGTCAACGCGAAAGGCGTCGAGCATGGGAAACAGATCGTAGAGGAACTGCGGAAGCTCGACGATGTCGAAGTGGTAAACATCTCCGACCGTGTGTTCCTGATGCACCTCGGCGGCAAGATCGAGGTCATCTCAAAGACGCCCATCAAAACGCGAGACGATTTGTCGATGGCTTACACGCCTGGAGTTGCGCGGGTGTGTAAATCAATTGAAGCAGATCCAGAGGCTTCCTTCGCGCTGACGATCCGGCAGAACACCGTCGCGGTAGTGAGCGACGGCTCGGCCGTGCTGGGCCTGGGCAATATTGGCCCTCGCGCAGCAATGCCTGTCATGGAGGGCAAAGCAATGCTGTTCAAAGAGTTTGCGGGTGTCGATGCATTCCCCATTTGCTTAGACACACAGGACACCGACAAAATCGTTGAAATCGTTCGCTGCCTAGCACCCACGTTCGGCGGGATCAATCTTGAGGACATCTCGGCGCCTCGCTGCATCGAAATCGAAGAGCGCCTCGACGCTGAGCTAGAGATCCCTGTCTTTCACGACGACCAACACGGCACCGCGATCGTGGTGCTCGCGGGACTGACCAACGCCCTGAGACGGGTTGAAAAAAACATGTCCGACATCCGGGTCGTGATCAACGGTGCAGGCGCCGCTGGTACGGCAATCTGCAAACTGCTGATGACATCGGGTGTGCAAAATATTATCACCTGCGACCGCAACGGTGCGTTGCACCGGGGCGAGCCCGAAGCGGACCCGACAAAACAATGGCTCGCCGAAAACACCAATCCAGAAGCCATCTCGGGACCGCTGAGTAAGGCGATCCAGGGTGCCGATGTATTCATCGGTGTTTCGGGCGCCAACACTCTTACCGTGGCAGACATCCAGAGCATGAGCTCAGACCCGATTGTCTTTGCCCTGGCGAACCCAGACCCGGAAATCGACCCCAACCTCGCCGAACCGTACGCGCGGATCATCGCTACCGGACGCAGCGACTTCCCCAACCAGATCAACAACGTCCTCTGTTTTCCGGGCCTGTTCCGAGGTGTCTTGGATGTGCGAGCGACGACCATCAATACGGAGATGAAGATCGCAGCAGCAGAGGCGATCGCCGCAGTGATCCCACCATCGGATCTACTCGATGACTACATCATCCCAAGTGTATTCGACCGTCGTGTGGCGAAGGTCGTGGCCTCGGCAGTCGCGGCAGCTGCGATCGAAACCGGGGTAGCGAGACGAAAAACAAAAGCGGCATTCACTCTGTCGTGA
- a CDS encoding response regulator, with product MSTILVVDDNDDIRDLLTRKMKSHGYTVATACDGVEAVKVASSSDLALILMDINLPELDGLEATMQIRAGRAGDTDKHTPVIALTAYALPDDQSRAKAAGCDAFHAKPIDFDRLFDQISELIGEVHTESTTD from the coding sequence ATGTCAACCATCCTCGTCGTGGACGACAATGACGACATTCGGGACCTCTTGACCCGAAAGATGAAATCACACGGCTACACAGTGGCCACAGCTTGCGATGGTGTGGAGGCAGTGAAAGTGGCGAGCAGTTCCGATCTCGCCCTCATCCTGATGGACATCAATCTACCGGAACTCGATGGACTCGAAGCAACCATGCAAATACGCGCAGGGCGCGCAGGGGACACCGACAAACACACGCCCGTGATCGCCTTGACTGCGTACGCATTGCCTGACGACCAGTCCCGCGCCAAGGCCGCTGGGTGCGATGCCTTCCACGCCAAGCCGATTGATTTCGATCGACTGTTCGATCAGATCAGCGAACTCATCGGCGAAGTGCATACCGAGAGCACTACGGACTAG
- a CDS encoding lmo0937 family membrane protein, with translation MLWSLIGILIVIWVIAFLAKATAGGLIHLLLIVAVIMLAYRLITGRNIT, from the coding sequence ATGTTATGGAGCTTAATCGGAATCCTGATCGTCATTTGGGTGATCGCGTTTCTTGCCAAGGCCACTGCTGGAGGCCTCATTCATCTGCTGTTGATCGTTGCGGTCATCATGCTGGCGTACCGCCTGATCACAGGACGCAACATTACCTGA
- a CDS encoding pyridoxamine 5'-phosphate oxidase family protein — protein sequence MNTEQKLIDLINDFDTAMLVTRGEREDLEARPMAIAKIEDDGQIWFVTDRHSGKVSELKADANVVLAMQSSNKFVSLTGVAAIIDDRAQLDELWNEAWKVWFPDGKSSESITLVRVRPTHGQYWDNSGLSGIKYLIKAGNAYLHGDRPEVDEKINASITM from the coding sequence ATGAACACCGAACAAAAACTGATCGATCTCATAAACGACTTTGATACCGCCATGCTGGTCACCCGCGGCGAACGCGAGGATCTCGAGGCGCGACCCATGGCGATCGCAAAGATCGAGGACGACGGCCAGATCTGGTTCGTGACGGACCGTCACTCAGGGAAGGTTAGCGAATTGAAAGCGGATGCGAACGTGGTGCTCGCAATGCAAAGCTCCAACAAATTCGTGTCACTGACGGGAGTGGCCGCTATCATAGATGATCGCGCGCAGTTGGACGAACTGTGGAATGAAGCCTGGAAGGTCTGGTTCCCGGATGGCAAATCGAGCGAATCGATCACCCTGGTGCGTGTTAGACCAACACACGGGCAGTATTGGGACAACTCGGGCCTCAGCGGAATCAAATACTTGATTAAGGCAGGTAACGCATATCTCCATGGTGATCGCCCAGAGGTCGACGAGAAAATCAACGCCTCGATCACGATGTAA
- a CDS encoding CAP domain-containing protein: protein MMRFSLLTFLLLLPVMHASADPPTDTLVAEVEKAIFKETNQFRDKHDLPSLSKSAELTKAASKFATFMAESGKYGHRADGSTPAKRAKAAGYQYCVVRENIAYRTNTGEVTAESLTRVFVPGWIDSPPHRKNMLAEHVTETGIAVATSDEETYYAVVLFGRPKSATIELTITNESGQEQAIVVAADGRSQEIEMPPRGVVTVQQCFPTTVSLKREKGDRANAKVTVTESVELVVTEGAIKTRAE, encoded by the coding sequence ATGATGCGATTTTCACTACTCACGTTCTTATTGCTGCTTCCAGTAATGCACGCCTCCGCCGACCCGCCGACGGATACATTGGTCGCCGAGGTTGAGAAGGCCATTTTTAAAGAGACCAACCAATTTCGCGACAAGCACGACCTGCCTTCGTTATCGAAGAGTGCCGAGCTCACCAAGGCGGCGTCTAAGTTCGCCACGTTCATGGCTGAGAGTGGGAAGTATGGTCACCGTGCCGACGGCAGTACCCCAGCGAAGCGTGCCAAGGCCGCCGGATATCAATATTGTGTTGTCCGCGAGAACATCGCGTACCGGACTAACACGGGTGAGGTGACGGCTGAGAGCTTGACTCGAGTTTTCGTGCCGGGCTGGATCGATTCACCACCGCATCGCAAGAACATGCTGGCCGAGCATGTCACTGAGACGGGAATCGCGGTCGCGACCTCCGACGAGGAAACCTATTACGCGGTAGTCTTGTTTGGGCGTCCAAAGTCTGCGACCATTGAGCTGACGATTACCAATGAGTCAGGGCAGGAGCAAGCGATCGTGGTTGCTGCCGACGGCCGCTCGCAGGAAATTGAGATGCCGCCGCGAGGCGTCGTCACCGTGCAGCAGTGCTTTCCCACGACAGTGTCGCTCAAGCGGGAAAAGGGCGACCGCGCGAATGCGAAGGTTACGGTGACCGAGTCAGTTGAACTGGTGGTGACCGAAGGGGCTATCAAGACGCGAGCGGAGTAG
- a CDS encoding 3-oxoacyl-ACP synthase III: MRFDDVVVAGIGVTIPAEVWSSDEIERRLSPLYSRLRLPEGRLALMSGIDQRRVWPAGEMPSGPSVRSGRSAIEAAGVDRDRIGALIHASVCRDFLEPATASRVHHELGLARDCWVYDVSNACLGVLNGAVQIAGMIAAGMIESGVVVGTENSRPLLEATIDSLNADESLTRKSVKPAFASLTIGSGSCAWLVCRRELRPDATPIQFAIAEANTAFHDLCRSNQDTAGADMRPLMDTDSEALMAEGISTGVSALDRLVAESGWRRETFTRTVCHQVGTRHRAAMLAAMGLDPATDSITYPVLGNTGSVALPLSVAAAIERGELSAGDRTALLGIGSGINSVMIASEWGQTPVCGDWAGLL; this comes from the coding sequence ATGCGTTTTGATGATGTGGTGGTGGCTGGGATCGGGGTCACGATTCCAGCGGAGGTTTGGTCGAGCGACGAGATCGAGCGCAGGCTGTCGCCGTTGTACTCGCGGCTGCGATTGCCCGAGGGGCGGCTCGCGTTGATGAGTGGAATCGACCAGCGGCGGGTGTGGCCGGCCGGCGAGATGCCGAGTGGCCCGAGCGTCCGCAGTGGCCGTTCCGCTATCGAGGCAGCCGGGGTGGATCGCGATCGAATCGGCGCGTTGATCCACGCCAGTGTCTGTCGCGACTTTCTCGAACCGGCGACGGCTTCACGTGTGCACCACGAACTGGGACTGGCGCGTGACTGCTGGGTCTACGATGTATCCAATGCGTGCCTGGGCGTTCTCAACGGGGCTGTTCAGATTGCTGGCATGATTGCCGCTGGCATGATTGAGTCAGGCGTGGTCGTGGGCACCGAAAACAGTCGCCCCCTACTGGAGGCAACCATCGACTCACTCAATGCAGACGAGTCGCTAACTCGCAAGAGCGTGAAGCCCGCATTTGCATCGCTGACGATTGGCTCGGGAAGCTGCGCCTGGTTGGTGTGTCGCCGTGAGTTGCGTCCTGACGCGACACCGATTCAATTTGCGATTGCCGAAGCCAACACAGCGTTCCATGACTTGTGTCGCAGCAACCAGGATACGGCGGGAGCGGACATGCGTCCGCTGATGGACACGGATTCCGAAGCTTTGATGGCCGAGGGGATTTCCACAGGCGTGTCGGCATTGGATCGACTGGTCGCAGAATCCGGCTGGAGACGCGAAACTTTCACCCGCACGGTTTGTCATCAAGTTGGAACTCGGCATCGCGCTGCGATGCTCGCTGCGATGGGGCTCGATCCCGCCACCGATTCGATAACCTACCCAGTACTTGGGAACACGGGGTCGGTTGCACTCCCGTTGAGCGTGGCCGCGGCGATTGAGCGCGGCGAGTTGTCGGCGGGCGACCGCACGGCGCTGTTGGGTATCGGGTCAGGGATCAACAGCGTGATGATTGCGTCCGAGTGGGGGCAGACACCCGTGTGCGGTGATTGGGCTGGGTTACTGTAG
- a CDS encoding TIGR04282 family arsenosugar biosynthesis glycosyltransferase: MNSPAPKTFAENVPRVIVFTRHPDPGKTKTRMIPALGPVGAANLQAALTRHTLAMAQEYCDQHPCELEVRFTGGDAFKMGDAFGSGRAYRPQSGEDLGARMAHAVADAFAEHATVAVLIGSDCPDITPTILDEAVRALSVHDVVVGPAIDGGYYLIAVRQNQPLLFEDIQWGSDCVLRQTLAQAKQAQLRVHCLQTLSDVDHPQDLVVCRRHPDAFPELP, translated from the coding sequence ATGAATTCACCCGCTCCTAAGACGTTCGCTGAAAACGTGCCGCGAGTGATCGTGTTCACTCGCCACCCCGATCCTGGCAAAACGAAGACCCGTATGATTCCGGCACTTGGCCCCGTGGGCGCCGCCAACCTTCAAGCGGCCCTCACACGCCACACCCTGGCGATGGCCCAAGAGTATTGCGACCAACATCCATGCGAATTGGAAGTTCGGTTCACAGGCGGTGATGCATTCAAGATGGGCGACGCCTTTGGCAGCGGCAGAGCATACCGCCCTCAATCCGGCGAAGATCTTGGCGCACGCATGGCCCATGCCGTCGCCGATGCATTTGCCGAGCACGCCACCGTCGCTGTGCTGATTGGATCGGATTGCCCAGATATCACGCCCACGATTCTCGACGAAGCCGTTCGAGCCTTGTCAGTACACGATGTTGTGGTCGGACCTGCGATCGATGGCGGATACTACCTCATCGCCGTCCGCCAAAACCAACCGCTACTCTTCGAAGACATTCAGTGGGGAAGCGACTGTGTGCTGCGTCAAACTTTGGCGCAGGCGAAGCAAGCTCAATTGAGAGTCCACTGCCTGCAGACACTCTCCGATGTCGATCATCCACAAGACTTAGTTGTTTGCCGACGCCACCCGGACGCCTTCCCAGAATTGCCTTGA
- a CDS encoding cupin domain-containing protein: MKNLFADLPAQLPSELVTVLAQHQHARIERIVSTGHSSPDGFWYDQDESEWVVVLSGEAIVRFDGDEDPITLTPGDHLSIPAHRKHRVEWTTPAEPTVWLAVFIKP; this comes from the coding sequence ATGAAGAACCTCTTCGCCGACCTCCCCGCTCAGTTGCCAAGTGAATTGGTTACCGTACTCGCCCAACATCAACATGCCCGCATCGAACGGATTGTCTCCACCGGCCACAGTAGCCCTGATGGATTCTGGTACGACCAAGATGAAAGTGAATGGGTGGTTGTACTCAGTGGTGAAGCCATCGTGCGGTTCGACGGCGATGAGGACCCGATCACGTTGACTCCCGGAGATCACCTCAGCATCCCCGCCCATCGCAAACACCGTGTAGAATGGACCACCCCCGCTGAGCCAACCGTGTGGCTGGCCGTGTTCATCAAGCCATGA